One window of Bos mutus isolate GX-2022 unplaced genomic scaffold, NWIPB_WYAK_1.1 CTG214, whole genome shotgun sequence genomic DNA carries:
- the LOC102286938 gene encoding keratin-associated protein 10-1-like, with product MAASTLSICSSDLSYDCPESCCEPTCCAPSCCAPAPRLTLLCTPVSCESSPCCQPACSSSCPALCCQQSSCQSSCCTSSPCQQACCEPICCRLVCCTPVCCRPVCCTPVCCEASPCSTSSCCQQSSCQPSCCTSSPCQQACCEPVSCRPVCCRPVCCIPVCCTPVCCKGSPCYRPSSSVSLLCRPVCRPACCVPTSSCQPSCCRPASSVSLLCRPACSRLACCVPTLALGPCC from the coding sequence ATGGCAGCCTCCACCCTGTCCATCTGCTCCAGCGACCTGAGCTATGACTGTCCAGAGAGCTGCTGCGAGCCCACCTGCTGTGCCCCCAGCTGCTGTGCCCCGGCCCCCCGCCTGACCCTCCTCTGCACCCCAGTGAGCTGCGAGTCCAGCCCCTGCTGCCAGCCAGCCTGCAGCAGCTCTTGTCCAGCCTTGTGCTGCCAGCAGTCTAGCTGCCAGTCCTCCTGCTGCACCTCCTCCCCCTGCCAGCAGGCCTGTTGTGAGCCCATCTGCTGCAGGCTCGTCTGCTGCACACCTGTCTGCTGCAGGCCTGTCTGCTGCACACCTGTCTGCTGTGAGGCCTCCCCCTGTTCTACCTCCTCATGTTGCCAGCAGTCCAGCTGCCAGCCCTCCTGCTGCACCTCCTCCCCCTGCCAGCAGGCCTGCTGTGAGCCCGTCTCCTGCAGGCCCGTCTGCTGCAGGCCCGTCTGCTGCATACCTGTCTGCTGCACACCCGTCTGCTGTAAGGGTTCCCCCTGCTACAGACCCTCCTCCTCCGTGTCCCTGCTCTGCCGCCCCGTGTGCCGCcctgcctgctgtgtgcccaCCTCCTCTTGCCAGCCCAGCTGCTGCCGCCCAGCCTCCTCTGTGTCCCTGCTCTGCCGGCCCGCATGCTCCCGCCTGGCCTGCTGTGTCCCCACCTTGGCCCTGGGGCCCTGCTGCTGA